One Thiocapsa bogorovii DNA segment encodes these proteins:
- a CDS encoding amidohydrolase family protein, with product MEFLKSRLRNASAAAVACGLLAAALPAFAEDYDLVILNGRVMDPETRYDAVANVGVKDGRIAVITKEKITAEETIDATGHVVAPGFIDTHWHYDRPWSNKLALRDGRTTVLDLEIGTHGPYVAQWYKEREGKNQVNYGQAVGHEFARAAVLDGFEGAQDVRTAIESRKGDGWCCKRPNLEQGNGILQLLDEGLQAGGLGIGSTLGYMRDGVSTREFFEVQRLAAHYGRQTGAHFRYTPGTDTTETNGIQELLANAAALGAPALACHFNNPGYNLVHELLVRMRERGMNVWGEIYPYAAGSTALNAVFLAPEVWEGALGHKYEETIQDVATGEWYTPEKREEVLKTEPTRPVLVFKMPESAIIDWLKLPGVSVVTDGMPMIPDDQLTWDTPYENLPNTHPRAAGSFAKALRLARENGIPLMQVVAMTSYNAAGPLGRTGLKSMQKRGRLQEGMIADITVFDPETVTDKATYAKGTLPSEGIPYVVVNGTIVVKDSQVLKGVNPGQPVRFEPEKSRFEPITIENWAQTFYAAPMDFGGGVPGQQPRNIGVPESQPDTHGH from the coding sequence CGAGGATTACGACCTCGTTATCCTAAATGGCCGGGTGATGGATCCGGAAACCCGGTATGACGCGGTCGCCAACGTCGGCGTCAAGGATGGCCGGATCGCCGTCATCACCAAGGAAAAGATCACCGCTGAGGAAACCATCGATGCCACCGGCCACGTGGTCGCGCCGGGGTTTATCGACACCCACTGGCACTACGACCGGCCCTGGTCCAACAAGCTCGCCCTGCGCGACGGCCGCACCACGGTACTGGACCTCGAGATCGGCACCCATGGCCCGTACGTCGCCCAGTGGTACAAGGAGCGGGAGGGAAAGAACCAGGTGAACTACGGCCAGGCCGTGGGCCACGAGTTTGCCCGCGCGGCCGTGCTCGACGGTTTCGAGGGAGCGCAGGACGTTCGCACGGCGATCGAGAGTCGAAAAGGCGACGGCTGGTGCTGCAAACGACCTAACCTGGAACAGGGAAACGGAATCCTTCAGCTCCTGGATGAAGGACTTCAGGCCGGCGGCCTGGGCATTGGCTCCACGCTGGGCTACATGCGCGACGGCGTCTCCACCCGTGAGTTCTTCGAAGTCCAGCGCCTCGCCGCCCACTATGGCCGGCAGACCGGTGCCCATTTCCGCTACACGCCCGGCACCGATACCACCGAGACCAACGGCATCCAGGAACTGTTGGCCAATGCCGCGGCCTTGGGCGCGCCGGCCCTGGCCTGCCATTTCAACAACCCCGGCTACAACCTGGTGCACGAGCTGCTGGTGCGCATGCGCGAGCGCGGCATGAACGTGTGGGGCGAGATCTATCCCTATGCCGCCGGATCCACGGCCCTGAACGCCGTCTTTCTGGCACCGGAGGTTTGGGAGGGCGCCTTGGGCCACAAGTATGAAGAGACGATCCAGGATGTGGCGACCGGCGAGTGGTACACCCCGGAGAAGCGCGAAGAAGTGCTCAAGACCGAACCCACCCGTCCCGTTCTCGTCTTCAAGATGCCCGAGTCGGCGATCATCGATTGGCTGAAGCTGCCAGGCGTATCCGTGGTCACAGACGGCATGCCCATGATCCCCGATGACCAGCTGACCTGGGACACGCCTTACGAGAATCTTCCCAACACCCATCCGCGGGCCGCCGGCAGTTTTGCCAAGGCCCTGCGGCTGGCGCGGGAGAATGGCATACCCCTGATGCAGGTCGTGGCGATGACCAGCTACAACGCCGCGGGACCCCTCGGCAGAACGGGCTTGAAGTCCATGCAGAAGCGGGGACGCCTGCAGGAGGGGATGATTGCGGACATCACCGTCTTCGATCCCGAAACGGTAACCGACAAAGCCACCTATGCAAAGGGCACGCTCCCTTCGGAAGGCATTCCCTATGTCGTGGTCAACGGGACGATCGTCGTCAAGGACTCGCAAGTGCTGAAGGGCGTCAATCCCGGCCAGCCCGTTCGATTTGAACCCGAGAAAAGCCGCTTCGAGCCGATCACCATCGAGAATTGGGCGCAGACCTTCTATGCCGCGCCGATGGATTTCGGCGGCGGCGTGCCCGGTCAGCAGCCTAGAAACATAGGTGTACCTGAGTCGCAGCCTGACACCCATGGGCACTGA